The Agrococcus carbonis genome has a window encoding:
- a CDS encoding aminoacyl-tRNA deacylase, giving the protein MTDATADAPRNPALDALAASGLEHEVTRHGRVGSLAEAAAARGVEPADIIKTMVVRRGEGDHLLVLVPGDRTISWPKLRELLGVSRLSMPDADAAFAVTGFRRGTITPFGTTHPLPVVADERVRGRRVSIGAGDHGVAATVDGDALVAHLGAQVADVTDPEQPR; this is encoded by the coding sequence ATGACCGACGCGACCGCCGACGCTCCCCGCAACCCCGCGCTCGACGCGCTCGCAGCCTCCGGCCTCGAGCACGAGGTGACGCGCCACGGCCGCGTCGGCTCGCTCGCCGAGGCCGCCGCAGCCCGCGGGGTCGAGCCCGCCGACATCATCAAGACGATGGTCGTGCGCCGCGGCGAGGGCGACCACCTGCTCGTGCTCGTGCCGGGCGACCGCACGATCTCGTGGCCGAAGCTGCGCGAGCTGCTCGGCGTGAGCCGGCTGTCTATGCCCGATGCCGACGCCGCGTTCGCCGTGACGGGCTTCCGCCGCGGCACCATCACGCCCTTCGGCACGACGCATCCGCTGCCCGTCGTCGCCGACGAGCGCGTGCGCGGTCGCCGCGTCTCGATCGGCGCCGGCGATCACGGCGTCGCCGCGACCGTCGACGGCGACGCGCTCGTCGCGCACCTCGGCGCGCAGGTCGCCGACGTCACCGATCCCGAGCAGCCGCGCTGA
- a CDS encoding uroporphyrinogen-III synthase, translating into MPDRPMRVLIPRGGSWGDDVARRVAAVGFEPVVVPLVQTAPAEDQERLRAMLEQLTAGRFDWLVVTSQSTVRVLRGVPANVSVAAVGSVTAAALRERGIPVAFIPTRQSAAGLVDEWPIRAGRVLWPHALDAKPTIAEGLRRHGMQVTEVVAYRTTPVFASADDLAEAVRSAGAPEPADALRHQAELQAAARDTADDALATATDAARPAFVDAVLVTSGSVAKQVARLGLGPAALVVAMGEQTAEDCRRAGLAVAAVAERPSPEGLVAALTTAAPAA; encoded by the coding sequence ATGCCCGACCGTCCCATGCGAGTCCTGATCCCGCGCGGCGGCAGCTGGGGCGACGACGTCGCCCGGCGCGTCGCCGCAGTCGGCTTCGAGCCGGTCGTCGTGCCGCTCGTGCAGACCGCGCCGGCCGAGGATCAGGAGCGCCTGCGCGCGATGCTCGAGCAGCTGACCGCGGGCCGCTTCGACTGGCTCGTCGTCACGAGCCAGTCGACGGTGCGCGTGCTGCGCGGGGTGCCCGCCAACGTCTCGGTCGCGGCGGTCGGCAGCGTCACCGCGGCGGCGCTGCGCGAGCGCGGCATCCCCGTCGCGTTCATCCCCACGCGCCAGTCGGCGGCCGGGCTCGTCGACGAGTGGCCGATCCGCGCTGGCCGCGTGCTGTGGCCGCACGCGCTCGACGCCAAGCCCACGATCGCCGAGGGCCTGCGCCGCCACGGCATGCAGGTGACCGAGGTCGTCGCGTACCGGACGACGCCCGTGTTCGCCTCGGCCGACGACCTCGCCGAGGCGGTGCGGAGCGCCGGTGCTCCCGAGCCCGCGGATGCGCTGCGCCACCAGGCCGAGCTGCAGGCGGCCGCACGGGATACCGCCGACGACGCGCTCGCGACCGCGACCGATGCTGCCCGTCCCGCATTCGTCGACGCCGTGCTCGTGACGTCCGGCTCCGTCGCCAAGCAGGTCGCGCGGCTCGGCCTCGGGCCCGCCGCGCTCGTCGTCGCGATGGGCGAGCAGACCGCCGAGGACTGCCGCCGGGCGGGCCTGGCGGTCGCCGCGGTCGCGGAGCGCCCGAGCCCCGAGGGCCTCGTCGCAGCCCTGACGACGGCGGCGCCCGCGGCGTGA